A window from uncultured Desulfobacter sp. encodes these proteins:
- a CDS encoding TRAP transporter TatT component family protein yields the protein MPSYVTKRAYRFIVFCILTVGILFLAQGCAVKSNMMTSLSRSILNNNDLDMVASGAPAYLIMVDSLIDQDPDSADMLSSGAQLYTAYSDVFVTDKDRKKKLIDKAMDYAQQSICAAQSDACDLKNQPFSAFSAVVKDMDEDELPYLFTLGNAWASWIMAHKDDFNALADISRIEAIMNRVIELDDTYKDGAAYVYLGTLSTFLPPALGGKPEQGKRYFEKAISICQGKNLMAKVVYAKLYAKMMFDRPLFDQLLKEVLETDPNIDGYTLINTYAQQQAKQLLNEADDYF from the coding sequence ATGCCGTCCTATGTCACAAAAAGGGCATACCGATTTATTGTTTTCTGCATACTGACTGTGGGCATACTCTTTCTTGCCCAGGGATGCGCTGTCAAATCCAACATGATGACCTCTTTGTCCAGAAGTATTTTGAACAACAATGACCTGGATATGGTGGCGTCCGGTGCCCCGGCCTACCTGATCATGGTGGACAGCCTCATTGACCAGGACCCGGATTCTGCCGACATGCTCTCTTCGGGCGCCCAGCTGTATACCGCCTATTCCGATGTATTTGTCACGGACAAAGATCGAAAAAAGAAACTGATCGACAAAGCCATGGACTATGCCCAGCAAAGTATTTGTGCGGCCCAAAGTGATGCCTGTGATCTAAAAAACCAGCCCTTCTCGGCATTCAGCGCCGTTGTCAAAGACATGGACGAAGACGAGCTGCCGTATTTGTTTACCCTGGGCAATGCCTGGGCCTCCTGGATCATGGCCCATAAGGATGACTTCAATGCCCTGGCGGATATCTCCCGGATCGAAGCCATCATGAACCGGGTTATTGAACTGGATGACACCTACAAGGACGGGGCCGCCTATGTGTATCTGGGCACCCTTTCCACCTTTTTGCCCCCGGCCCTGGGCGGCAAACCCGAACAGGGAAAGCGCTATTTTGAAAAAGCCATTTCCATTTGCCAAGGTAAAAACCTGATGGCCAAAGTCGTATATGCAAAATTGTACGCCAAAATGATGTTTGACCGGCCGCTTTTCGATCAACTGCTCAAAGAGGTTCTGGAGACAGACCCGAACATAGACGGTTATACCCTGATCAATACCTATGCCCAACAGCAGGCAAAACAGCTTTTAAACGAAGCGGACGATTATTTTTAA
- a CDS encoding NfeD family protein → MLPEQKYARVWATVLFFIIMCSTAVQAAAPVVHVIPVSGTVDSGMAAYLKRVVSSLEKDDAAILVFAMDTFGGRVDSAFDIVETICSIPKERTIAYVEKRAISAGALIALSAGTLIMKESTLIGDCAPIIQTSEGIEEVGEKHQTVLRAQFRTLAKRNNYPEVLAESMVSKSMEVYKITRGAHSEYMDKTTWDELSEQEKAKVTRKSTVVGEGELLTMDDKEAADLGFSRQSVESLDQALEVMGYKDAEKIEVSESWSENFVRWIQPFLSILMIIGIGAVYTEVKAPGFGIPGIVGIICLGLVFFNQYLVGLADYTEILVFIIGFLLLGVEMFVLPGFGIAGISAIMVLAVGLVLSFQNFVLPDPSLPWQGALMMKNLGLVMGSALGALVVSMSAVRFVLPRVSKVIKGPYLDATLHDSRAQSTEALGVSAGDEGIALTTLRPSGKVRIKDRKVDAVTQGEFIDPGSEVRVTRVSAGHVIVEMNTEKREK, encoded by the coding sequence ATGTTGCCGGAACAAAAATACGCCCGGGTATGGGCCACAGTCCTGTTTTTTATAATAATGTGTTCCACTGCAGTCCAGGCGGCTGCACCGGTGGTTCATGTCATTCCCGTGTCCGGAACCGTTGATTCGGGCATGGCCGCATACCTTAAACGGGTGGTCTCCTCCCTTGAAAAAGATGACGCCGCCATCCTGGTCTTTGCCATGGACACCTTTGGGGGGCGGGTGGATTCTGCCTTTGATATTGTGGAAACCATCTGCAGCATACCCAAAGAGAGAACCATTGCCTATGTGGAGAAACGCGCCATTTCCGCAGGCGCCCTGATTGCCCTTTCCGCAGGGACCCTGATCATGAAGGAGAGTACCCTGATCGGGGATTGTGCGCCCATCATCCAGACCAGTGAAGGAATTGAGGAAGTCGGGGAAAAACATCAAACCGTGCTCCGGGCGCAGTTTCGAACCCTGGCCAAACGTAATAACTATCCCGAGGTGCTGGCCGAATCCATGGTGTCCAAATCCATGGAGGTCTATAAAATTACCCGGGGGGCACATTCCGAATACATGGATAAAACCACCTGGGACGAGCTTTCCGAACAGGAGAAGGCAAAGGTCACCCGTAAATCCACCGTTGTCGGTGAAGGCGAGCTGCTGACCATGGATGATAAAGAAGCTGCCGATCTTGGATTTTCCCGCCAGAGTGTTGAAAGCCTTGACCAGGCCCTGGAGGTGATGGGGTACAAGGACGCTGAAAAAATAGAGGTTTCGGAAAGCTGGTCGGAGAATTTTGTCCGTTGGATCCAGCCGTTTTTATCGATTCTCATGATTATCGGCATTGGTGCCGTGTACACGGAAGTTAAGGCCCCGGGCTTCGGCATCCCCGGCATTGTGGGGATCATCTGTCTGGGGCTGGTCTTTTTCAACCAATATCTGGTGGGGCTTGCCGATTATACGGAAATTCTGGTATTCATTATCGGTTTTCTGCTGCTGGGCGTGGAGATGTTTGTTCTGCCGGGCTTCGGCATTGCCGGGATCAGCGCCATCATGGTCCTGGCTGTGGGGCTTGTGCTCTCCTTCCAGAATTTTGTACTGCCCGACCCGAGCCTGCCCTGGCAGGGCGCGCTCATGATGAAAAATCTGGGACTGGTCATGGGCAGTGCCCTTGGGGCGCTGGTGGTATCAATGTCTGCGGTGCGTTTTGTGTTGCCAAGGGTGTCAAAGGTGATCAAGGGTCCGTATCTGGATGCCACACTTCATGACTCCCGGGCACAATCCACTGAGGCCTTGGGCGTCAGTGCCGGTGATGAGGGCATTGCGTTGACAACCCTGCGGCCTTCGGGCAAGGTGCGTATCAAGGACAGGAAAGTCGATGCCGTTACCCAGGGCGAGTTTATTGATCCGGGCTCAGAGGTCCGGGTGACCCGGGTCAGCGCAGGCCATGTAATCGTTGAAATGAATACGGAAAAGAGGGAAAAATGA
- a CDS encoding NfeD family protein, with amino-acid sequence MSAWILPAVLQILGVLTVVAEIFLPSMGILTITALGFIGYSLFLVFTTFPITAFYAVLGADLILLPIAFILGFKALEVSPLSLKKKLSASQGVVSQSPELKNYQDCTGHSITTLRPSGTALIDGTRLDVVTDGEFIEADVPLRVCKVTGNQVIVCRRDNN; translated from the coding sequence ATGAGCGCCTGGATTCTTCCTGCGGTTCTCCAGATTCTGGGAGTTTTGACCGTTGTTGCCGAAATATTTCTACCATCCATGGGAATTTTAACCATCACGGCCCTGGGATTTATCGGCTATTCCTTGTTTCTTGTGTTTACAACCTTCCCCATTACAGCGTTTTATGCAGTTCTGGGGGCGGATTTGATTTTGCTTCCCATCGCGTTTATTTTAGGGTTTAAAGCGCTGGAAGTTTCCCCGTTGTCTCTGAAAAAGAAATTATCCGCATCCCAGGGTGTGGTTTCCCAGTCCCCGGAGCTTAAAAATTACCAGGATTGCACCGGACACAGTATCACAACCCTTCGTCCGTCAGGTACTGCGCTGATTGACGGCACCCGTCTGGATGTGGTCACCGACGGTGAATTTATCGAGGCAGATGTGCCCCTAAGGGTCTGTAAGGTCACTGGCAACCAAGTGATTGTCTGCCGCCGGGACAATAATTAA